In the genome of Cheilinus undulatus linkage group 6, ASM1832078v1, whole genome shotgun sequence, one region contains:
- the LOC121510655 gene encoding peroxiredoxin-like 2A isoform X4 produces MGMWSLGLGAVGAALAGIFLANTDLCLSKAANATLEYLEDADLHSTVEDGKVIKAKSLWDKNGAVVMAVRRPGUFLCREEASELSSLKPQLEELGVPLVAVVKENIGTEIQDFRPHFAGDIYIDEEKRFYGPLQRKMGGLGFIRLGVWQNFMRAYRSGYQGNMNGEGFILGGVFVIGAGDQGILLEHREKEFGDKVENAAVLEAVKKIVPAKQI; encoded by the exons ATGGGAATGTGGTCGTTGGGTCTGGGTGCTGTCGGAGCTGCATTAGCTGGGATCTTTCTGGCCAACACAGATTTGTGTCTGTCGAAAGCTGCCAACGCAACGCTGGAGTACCTTGAGGATGCTGACCTGCACTCCACAGTGGAGG ATGGCAAGGTCATCAAAGCAAAGAGCCTGTGGGACAAGAATGGGGCCGTGGTCATGGCCGTACGGCGGCCTGGATGATTTTTGTGCAGAGAG GAGGCCTCTGAGCTGTCCTCTCTGAAGCCCCAGCTTGAAGAGCTCGGGGTCCCTCTGGTCGCTGTGGTGAAGGAGAACATCGGCACAGAGATCCAGGACTTCAGACCGCACTTCGCTGGGGACATTTACATAGATGAAGAG AAACGCTTCTACGGCCCGCTGCAGAGGAAGATGGGAGGGCTGGGCTTCATCCGCCTCGGTGTGTGGCAGAATTTCATGAGGGCCTACAGGTCCGGATACCAGGGCAACATGAATGGCGAGGGCTTCATCTTGGGAGGAGTGTTTGTCATTGGGGCAGGGGACCAG GGGATTCTCCTTGAACATCGTGAGAAGGAGTTTGGTGATAAGGTGGAGAACGCGGCTGTTTTGGAGGCTGTAAAGAAAATTGTGCCAGCAAAACAAATTTAG
- the LOC121510655 gene encoding peroxiredoxin-like 2A isoform X1 has protein sequence MLALSRCSTALRWRLCLPCSALYVGSSATGSRPSTSASSLFLRTQTAAFHQSKAKASPDPNKPTSVLSPGSGLEWEFFGMGMWSLGLGAVGAALAGIFLANTDLCLSKAANATLEYLEDADLHSTVEDGKVIKAKSLWDKNGAVVMAVRRPGUFLCREEASELSSLKPQLEELGVPLVAVVKENIGTEIQDFRPHFAGDIYIDEEKRFYGPLQRKMGGLGFIRLGVWQNFMRAYRSGYQGNMNGEGFILGGVFVIGAGDQGILLEHREKEFGDKVENAAVLEAVKKIVPAKQI, from the exons ATGCTGGCTCTGTCCAGATGTTCGACAGCTCTCAGATGGAGGCTATGCCTGCCCTGCTCTGCCCTCTATGTGGGGAGCTCTGCCACGGGGAGCCGGCCCTCCACCTCAGCCAGCTCCCTGTTTCTAAGAACCCAGACTGCAGCGTTTCACCAAAGTAAAGCCAAAGCCAGTCCTGACCCAAACAAGCCCACTTCAG TGTTGTCCCCGGGGTCCGGGCTGGAGTGGGAGTTCTTTGGGATGGGAATGTGGTCGTTGGGTCTGGGTGCTGTCGGAGCTGCATTAGCTGGGATCTTTCTGGCCAACACAGATTTGTGTCTGTCGAAAGCTGCCAACGCAACGCTGGAGTACCTTGAGGATGCTGACCTGCACTCCACAGTGGAGG ATGGCAAGGTCATCAAAGCAAAGAGCCTGTGGGACAAGAATGGGGCCGTGGTCATGGCCGTACGGCGGCCTGGATGATTTTTGTGCAGAGAG GAGGCCTCTGAGCTGTCCTCTCTGAAGCCCCAGCTTGAAGAGCTCGGGGTCCCTCTGGTCGCTGTGGTGAAGGAGAACATCGGCACAGAGATCCAGGACTTCAGACCGCACTTCGCTGGGGACATTTACATAGATGAAGAG AAACGCTTCTACGGCCCGCTGCAGAGGAAGATGGGAGGGCTGGGCTTCATCCGCCTCGGTGTGTGGCAGAATTTCATGAGGGCCTACAGGTCCGGATACCAGGGCAACATGAATGGCGAGGGCTTCATCTTGGGAGGAGTGTTTGTCATTGGGGCAGGGGACCAG GGGATTCTCCTTGAACATCGTGAGAAGGAGTTTGGTGATAAGGTGGAGAACGCGGCTGTTTTGGAGGCTGTAAAGAAAATTGTGCCAGCAAAACAAATTTAG
- the LOC121510655 gene encoding peroxiredoxin-like 2A isoform X3: MLSPGSGLEWEFFGMGMWSLGLGAVGAALAGIFLANTDLCLSKAANATLEYLEDADLHSTVEDGKVIKAKSLWDKNGAVVMAVRRPGUFLCREEASELSSLKPQLEELGVPLVAVVKENIGTEIQDFRPHFAGDIYIDEEKRFYGPLQRKMGGLGFIRLGVWQNFMRAYRSGYQGNMNGEGFILGGVFVIGAGDQGILLEHREKEFGDKVENAAVLEAVKKIVPAKQI; the protein is encoded by the exons TGTTGTCCCCGGGGTCCGGGCTGGAGTGGGAGTTCTTTGGGATGGGAATGTGGTCGTTGGGTCTGGGTGCTGTCGGAGCTGCATTAGCTGGGATCTTTCTGGCCAACACAGATTTGTGTCTGTCGAAAGCTGCCAACGCAACGCTGGAGTACCTTGAGGATGCTGACCTGCACTCCACAGTGGAGG ATGGCAAGGTCATCAAAGCAAAGAGCCTGTGGGACAAGAATGGGGCCGTGGTCATGGCCGTACGGCGGCCTGGATGATTTTTGTGCAGAGAG GAGGCCTCTGAGCTGTCCTCTCTGAAGCCCCAGCTTGAAGAGCTCGGGGTCCCTCTGGTCGCTGTGGTGAAGGAGAACATCGGCACAGAGATCCAGGACTTCAGACCGCACTTCGCTGGGGACATTTACATAGATGAAGAG AAACGCTTCTACGGCCCGCTGCAGAGGAAGATGGGAGGGCTGGGCTTCATCCGCCTCGGTGTGTGGCAGAATTTCATGAGGGCCTACAGGTCCGGATACCAGGGCAACATGAATGGCGAGGGCTTCATCTTGGGAGGAGTGTTTGTCATTGGGGCAGGGGACCAG GGGATTCTCCTTGAACATCGTGAGAAGGAGTTTGGTGATAAGGTGGAGAACGCGGCTGTTTTGGAGGCTGTAAAGAAAATTGTGCCAGCAAAACAAATTTAG
- the LOC121510655 gene encoding peroxiredoxin-like 2A isoform X2: MLSPGSGLEWEFFGMGMWSLGLGAVGAALAGIFLANTDLCLSKAANATLEYLEDADLHSTVEDGKVIKAKSLWDKNGAVVMAVRRPGUFLCREEASELSSLKPQLEELGVPLVAVVKENIGTEIQDFRPHFAGDIYIDEEKRFYGPLQRKMGGLGFIRLGVWQNFMRAYRSGYQGNMNGEGFILGGVFVIGAGDQGILLEHREKEFGDKVENAAVLEAVKKIVPAKQI; the protein is encoded by the exons A TGTTGTCCCCGGGGTCCGGGCTGGAGTGGGAGTTCTTTGGGATGGGAATGTGGTCGTTGGGTCTGGGTGCTGTCGGAGCTGCATTAGCTGGGATCTTTCTGGCCAACACAGATTTGTGTCTGTCGAAAGCTGCCAACGCAACGCTGGAGTACCTTGAGGATGCTGACCTGCACTCCACAGTGGAGG ATGGCAAGGTCATCAAAGCAAAGAGCCTGTGGGACAAGAATGGGGCCGTGGTCATGGCCGTACGGCGGCCTGGATGATTTTTGTGCAGAGAG GAGGCCTCTGAGCTGTCCTCTCTGAAGCCCCAGCTTGAAGAGCTCGGGGTCCCTCTGGTCGCTGTGGTGAAGGAGAACATCGGCACAGAGATCCAGGACTTCAGACCGCACTTCGCTGGGGACATTTACATAGATGAAGAG AAACGCTTCTACGGCCCGCTGCAGAGGAAGATGGGAGGGCTGGGCTTCATCCGCCTCGGTGTGTGGCAGAATTTCATGAGGGCCTACAGGTCCGGATACCAGGGCAACATGAATGGCGAGGGCTTCATCTTGGGAGGAGTGTTTGTCATTGGGGCAGGGGACCAG GGGATTCTCCTTGAACATCGTGAGAAGGAGTTTGGTGATAAGGTGGAGAACGCGGCTGTTTTGGAGGCTGTAAAGAAAATTGTGCCAGCAAAACAAATTTAG